One part of the Leclercia sp. LSNIH1 genome encodes these proteins:
- the hldE gene encoding bifunctional D-glycero-beta-D-manno-heptose-7-phosphate kinase/D-glycero-beta-D-manno-heptose 1-phosphate adenylyltransferase HldE, producing MKVTLPEFERAGVMVVGDVMLDRYWYGPTSRISPEAPVPVVKVDTIEERPGGAANVAMNIASLGAHSRLVGLTGIDDAARALSKTLADVNVKCDFVSVPTHPTITKLRVLSRNQQLIRLDFEEGFEGVDPEPLHERINQALGNIGALVLSDYAKGALASVQQMIKLARASGVPVLIDPKGTDFERYRGATLLTPNLSEFEAVAGKCKTEDEIVERGMKIIADFDLSALLVTRSEQGMTLLQPGKAPLHMPTQAQEVYDVTGAGDTVIGVLAATLAAGNTLEEACYFANAAAGVVVGKLGTSTVSPIELENAVRGRADTGFGVMSEEELKVAVAAARKRGEKVVMTNGVFDILHAGHVSYLANARKLGDRLIVAVNSDASTKRLKGETRPVNPLEQRMIVLGALEAVDWVVSFEEDTPQRLIAGILPDLLVKGGDYKPEQIAGSEEVWANGGEVMVLNFEDGCSTTNIIKKIQKDSEK from the coding sequence ATGAAAGTAACACTGCCAGAGTTTGAACGTGCTGGAGTTATGGTAGTTGGCGATGTGATGCTGGATCGCTACTGGTATGGGCCAACCAGCCGCATTTCCCCGGAAGCCCCGGTCCCGGTGGTGAAGGTGGATACCATTGAAGAGCGTCCTGGCGGCGCGGCAAACGTGGCGATGAACATTGCTTCTCTCGGCGCGCATTCGCGTCTGGTCGGTCTGACCGGCATCGACGATGCGGCGCGGGCGCTGAGCAAGACGCTGGCGGATGTAAACGTTAAATGTGATTTCGTTTCTGTTCCAACGCACCCGACCATTACCAAGCTGCGCGTGCTGTCGCGCAATCAGCAGCTGATCCGCCTCGACTTTGAAGAGGGCTTTGAAGGGGTAGATCCGGAGCCGCTGCACGAGCGCATCAACCAGGCGCTGGGCAACATCGGCGCGCTGGTGCTCTCCGACTACGCCAAAGGGGCGCTGGCGAGCGTCCAGCAGATGATTAAGCTGGCCCGCGCTTCCGGTGTGCCGGTGCTGATCGACCCGAAAGGCACCGATTTCGAACGCTATCGCGGTGCGACGCTGCTGACGCCGAACCTCTCCGAGTTTGAAGCGGTGGCGGGCAAATGCAAAACCGAGGATGAGATCGTTGAGCGCGGCATGAAGATCATCGCCGACTTCGATCTCTCCGCGCTGCTGGTGACCCGTTCCGAGCAGGGGATGACCCTGCTGCAACCGGGCAAAGCGCCGCTGCATATGCCAACCCAGGCGCAGGAAGTGTATGACGTCACCGGTGCGGGCGATACGGTGATTGGCGTGCTGGCGGCGACGCTGGCGGCCGGTAATACCCTTGAAGAGGCCTGCTACTTTGCCAACGCTGCCGCAGGCGTCGTGGTCGGCAAGCTGGGGACCTCAACCGTCTCCCCTATCGAGCTGGAAAACGCGGTGCGTGGCCGTGCTGATACCGGTTTTGGCGTGATGAGTGAAGAAGAGCTGAAAGTGGCCGTTGCCGCCGCGCGTAAGCGTGGTGAGAAAGTGGTAATGACCAACGGCGTGTTCGACATTCTGCACGCGGGCCACGTCTCCTATCTTGCCAACGCGCGCAAGCTGGGCGACCGTCTGATCGTGGCGGTGAACAGCGATGCCTCCACCAAACGTCTGAAAGGTGAAACCCGTCCGGTGAATCCGCTTGAGCAGCGTATGATTGTGCTAGGCGCGCTGGAAGCGGTGGACTGGGTCGTCTCCTTCGAAGAGGATACCCCGCAGCGCCTGATTGCCGGGATCCTGCCGGACCTGCTGGTGAAAGGCGGTGACTACAAGCCTGAGCAAATCGCGGGCAGCGAAGAGGTCTGGGCCAACGGCGGGGAAGTGATGGTGCTCAATTTTGAGGACGGATGTTCAACCACCAACATCATCAAAAAGATCCAGAAAGATAGCGAGAAATAA
- the glnE gene encoding bifunctional [glutamate--ammonia ligase]-adenylyl-L-tyrosine phosphorylase/[glutamate--ammonia-ligase] adenylyltransferase has product MMPLSSPLQQQWQTVCERLPETLPASSLSEQARQVLAFSDFVQESVTAHPDWLTGLEAAPPQADEWQHYAQWLCDALADVGDEAALMRELRHFRRRVMVRIAWAQALMLVSEESTLQQLSHLAETLIVTARDWLYDACCREWGTPCSENGTPQPLLILGMGKLGGGELNFSSDIDLIFAWPEKGATRGGRRELDNAQFFTRLGQRLIKALDQPTQDGFVYRVDMRLRPFGDSGPLVLSFAALEDYYQEQGRDWERYAMVKARIMGDNDGAYASELRAMLRPFVFRRYIDFSVIQSLRNMKGMIAREVRRRGLKDNIKLGAGGIREIEFIVQVFQLIRGGREPSLQSRSLLPTLAAIAQLNLLAEGDAQILREAYLFLRRLENLLQSINDEQTQTLPGDELNRARLAWGMRLDDWQALTEALDAHMAAVRRIFNDLIGDDESESQDDELSEHWRELWQDALQEDDTTPVLAHLSNDDRHRVVALIADFRLELNKRAIGPRGRQVLDHLMPHLLSDVCSRADAPVPLSRLTPLLSGIITRTTYLELLSEFPGALKHLISLCAASPMIASKLARYPLLLDELLDPNTLYQPTATDAYRDELRQYLLRVPEEDEEQQLEALRQFKQAQLLRVAAADIAGTLPVMKVSDHLTWLAEAIIDAVVHQAWVQMVARYGQPKHLADREGRGFAVVGYGKLGGWELGYSSDLDLIFLHDCPVDVMTDGEREIDGRQFYLRLAQRIMHLFSTRTSSGILYEVDARLRPSGAAGMLVTSTESFAEYQKNEAWTWEHQALVRARVVYGDPQLKAQFDAIRRDVLTATREGQTLQTEVREMREKMRAHLGNKHRDRFDIKADEGGITDIEFITQYLVLRDAHAKPKLTRWSDNVRILELLAQNDIMDEQEALALTRAYTTLRDELHHLALQEQPGHLPLECFNAERELVRACWQKWLVEPCVTKQV; this is encoded by the coding sequence ATGATGCCGCTTTCTTCACCCTTACAGCAGCAGTGGCAGACGGTATGTGAGCGTCTGCCGGAAACATTACCCGCCTCGTCATTAAGCGAGCAGGCCAGGCAGGTGCTGGCGTTCAGCGACTTTGTGCAGGAGAGCGTTACGGCACATCCTGACTGGCTGACCGGGCTTGAGGCCGCGCCGCCGCAGGCGGACGAGTGGCAGCACTACGCGCAGTGGTTATGCGACGCGCTGGCAGATGTCGGCGATGAAGCCGCGCTGATGCGCGAGCTGCGCCATTTCCGCCGCCGGGTAATGGTGCGCATCGCCTGGGCGCAGGCGCTGATGCTGGTGAGTGAAGAGAGCACGTTGCAGCAGTTGAGTCACCTTGCGGAGACGCTGATCGTCACCGCCCGCGACTGGCTGTACGACGCCTGCTGTCGTGAATGGGGGACGCCATGCAGTGAGAATGGCACCCCGCAGCCGCTGCTGATTTTAGGGATGGGCAAGCTCGGCGGCGGCGAGCTCAACTTTTCCTCAGACATCGATCTGATCTTCGCCTGGCCGGAGAAGGGTGCCACCCGCGGCGGACGCCGTGAGCTGGACAACGCCCAGTTCTTTACCCGCCTGGGGCAGCGGCTGATTAAGGCCCTGGATCAACCCACCCAGGATGGCTTTGTCTATCGCGTGGATATGCGCCTGCGTCCGTTCGGCGACAGCGGCCCGCTGGTGCTGAGCTTTGCCGCGCTGGAGGACTACTACCAGGAGCAGGGGCGCGACTGGGAGCGCTACGCGATGGTCAAGGCGCGGATCATGGGCGATAACGACGGTGCCTACGCCAGCGAGCTGCGCGCCATGCTGCGCCCGTTCGTGTTCCGTCGCTATATCGATTTCAGCGTCATCCAGTCGCTGCGCAACATGAAAGGGATGATTGCCCGGGAAGTGCGGCGTCGCGGCCTGAAAGACAACATCAAGCTGGGGGCGGGCGGCATCCGCGAGATCGAGTTTATCGTCCAGGTGTTCCAGCTGATCCGCGGCGGGCGCGAGCCGTCGCTGCAATCCCGCTCCCTGCTGCCAACGCTTGCGGCAATTGCACAGCTGAACCTTTTGGCGGAAGGGGATGCGCAGATCCTGCGTGAGGCCTACCTCTTCTTGCGTCGGCTGGAGAACCTGCTGCAGAGCATTAACGACGAACAAACCCAGACCCTGCCGGGGGATGAGCTTAATCGCGCCCGCCTCGCCTGGGGAATGCGCCTGGACGACTGGCAGGCGCTGACCGAGGCGCTGGATGCGCACATGGCCGCGGTGCGGCGGATTTTTAACGACCTGATTGGCGACGATGAGAGCGAATCACAGGATGATGAGCTGTCGGAGCACTGGCGCGAGCTGTGGCAGGATGCGCTGCAGGAGGACGACACTACCCCGGTGCTGGCCCACCTCAGTAATGATGACCGTCACCGGGTGGTGGCGCTGATTGCCGATTTCCGCCTGGAGCTGAACAAGCGCGCCATTGGCCCGCGCGGACGTCAGGTGCTCGATCACCTGATGCCGCACCTGCTCAGCGACGTCTGTTCCCGCGCCGATGCGCCGGTGCCGCTGTCGCGCCTGACCCCGCTGCTCAGCGGGATCATCACCCGCACCACCTATCTGGAGCTGTTAAGCGAGTTCCCTGGCGCGCTAAAGCACCTGATTTCCCTTTGCGCCGCCTCGCCAATGATCGCCAGCAAGCTGGCGCGCTACCCGCTGCTGCTGGACGAGCTGCTCGATCCCAATACCCTTTACCAGCCGACGGCGACCGACGCCTACCGGGACGAGCTGCGCCAGTATCTGCTGCGCGTGCCGGAGGAGGATGAGGAGCAGCAGCTGGAGGCGCTGCGTCAGTTTAAACAGGCGCAGCTGCTGCGTGTGGCTGCCGCCGATATCGCCGGAACGTTGCCGGTGATGAAAGTGAGCGATCACTTAACCTGGCTGGCGGAGGCGATTATTGATGCCGTTGTCCATCAGGCGTGGGTACAGATGGTGGCGCGTTATGGCCAGCCGAAACACCTGGCCGATCGGGAAGGGCGCGGCTTTGCGGTGGTGGGATATGGCAAGCTGGGCGGCTGGGAGCTGGGCTACAGCTCCGATCTGGATCTCATTTTCCTTCACGACTGCCCGGTAGATGTGATGACCGACGGCGAGCGTGAGATCGACGGGCGTCAGTTCTACCTGCGCCTCGCCCAGCGCATCATGCACCTGTTCAGCACCCGCACGTCGTCGGGCATTCTGTATGAAGTGGATGCCCGCCTGCGTCCGTCCGGGGCGGCGGGCATGCTGGTCACCTCCACCGAGTCGTTCGCCGAGTATCAGAAGAACGAAGCCTGGACCTGGGAGCATCAGGCTCTGGTGCGCGCCCGGGTGGTCTATGGCGATCCGCAGCTGAAGGCGCAGTTCGATGCTATCCGGCGCGACGTGCTGACCGCCACGCGTGAAGGCCAGACGCTGCAGACCGAGGTGCGCGAGATGCGTGAAAAAATGCGCGCCCATCTGGGAAATAAACATCGTGATCGCTTTGATATTAAAGCCGACGAAGGCGGTATTACCGACATCGAATTTATCACCCAGTATCTGGTGCTGCGTGACGCCCACGCCAAACCGAAGCTGACCCGCTGGTCGGATAACGTGCGCATTCTGGAACTGCTGGCGCAGAACGACATTATGGATGAGCAGGAGGCGCTGGCGCTCACCCGCGCTTACACCACGCTGCGCGATGAACTGCATCATCTGGCGTTGCAGGAGCAGCCCGGTCATCTGCCGCTCGAATGCTTTAACGCCGAGCGGGAGCTGGTGCGCGCCTGCTGGCAGAAGTGGCTGGTGGAACCGTGCGTAACAAAACAAGTGTGA
- a CDS encoding CYTH domain-containing protein: protein MAQEIELKFIVENESVDALKNHLHQLTAEHHEPVQLLNIYYETQDLWLRRHDRGLRIRGVDDRYEMTMKIGGRVVGGLHQRPEYNIDIDQPALDLARFPAEVWPEGQLPEGLEESASPLFSTDFWREKWLVNEGKSRIEIALDRGEVKAGEFQEPICELELELLEGHADDVLKLARKLVTQSGLRQGSLSKAARGYHLAQGNAPRTLKPLEIMRVAPKSSIEQGFEASLDLALSQWQYHEELWVRGVKGAKAEVLAAMALVRHSLTLFGGIVPRKASAHLRDLLTQTETLMASDVSAETAVYSPQTATAKLALTEFLVTRGWRTFLDAKAQSKMADNFKRFADIHLSRHAAELKTTFAHPLGDQYGDQLIRLARNIDSMLLLAGAYDGPVARAWLENWQGLLHAIKTRQHIEIEHFRNEAISQEPFWLHSGKR, encoded by the coding sequence ATGGCTCAGGAAATCGAATTAAAGTTTATCGTTGAAAATGAGAGCGTCGACGCGCTGAAAAACCATCTGCACCAGCTGACAGCTGAACATCACGAGCCGGTGCAACTGCTCAACATCTATTACGAAACTCAGGACCTGTGGCTGCGTCGCCATGACAGGGGGCTGCGCATCCGCGGCGTTGATGACCGCTACGAGATGACCATGAAAATTGGTGGTCGCGTGGTGGGCGGTCTGCATCAGCGCCCGGAATACAACATTGATATTGACCAGCCTGCGCTGGATCTGGCGCGCTTCCCGGCGGAAGTGTGGCCGGAAGGCCAACTCCCCGAGGGCCTGGAAGAGAGCGCCAGCCCGCTGTTCAGCACCGATTTCTGGCGCGAAAAGTGGCTGGTGAACGAAGGTAAAAGCCGCATTGAAATCGCCCTCGACCGGGGTGAGGTAAAAGCGGGCGAGTTCCAGGAGCCGATCTGCGAGCTGGAGCTTGAGCTGCTGGAAGGCCACGCCGATGACGTGCTGAAGCTGGCGCGTAAGCTGGTGACCCAGAGCGGTCTGCGTCAGGGAAGCCTGAGCAAGGCGGCCCGCGGCTATCATCTGGCCCAGGGCAATGCCCCGCGCACCCTGAAACCGCTGGAGATTATGCGCGTCGCGCCGAAATCCTCCATCGAGCAGGGATTTGAAGCCTCGCTGGATCTGGCCCTCAGCCAGTGGCAGTATCACGAGGAGCTGTGGGTCCGCGGCGTGAAAGGGGCGAAAGCCGAGGTGCTGGCGGCAATGGCGCTGGTACGTCACAGCCTGACGCTGTTCGGCGGCATTGTGCCACGTAAAGCGAGTGCTCACTTACGCGATCTGCTGACCCAGACCGAAACCCTGATGGCGTCGGATGTCTCTGCCGAGACGGCGGTCTACAGCCCGCAAACCGCCACCGCGAAACTGGCGCTGACCGAGTTTCTGGTGACGCGCGGCTGGCGCACCTTCCTCGACGCGAAGGCGCAGAGCAAAATGGCGGATAACTTTAAGCGCTTCGCCGATATTCACCTCTCCCGTCACGCCGCTGAACTGAAAACCACCTTCGCCCATCCGCTGGGGGATCAGTATGGCGATCAGCTGATTCGTCTGGCGCGTAACATCGACAGCATGCTGCTGCTGGCAGGGGCCTATGACGGCCCGGTGGCCCGCGCCTGGCTGGAAAACTGGCAAGGTCTGCTGCATGCCATTAAGACGCGCCAGCACATTGAAATTGAGCATTTCCGCAACGAAGCCATTTCGCAGGAGCCATTCTGGCTGCACAGCGGAAAACGTTAA
- a CDS encoding TIGR04211 family SH3 domain-containing protein — protein sequence MLKLRLIGLTLLAFSAATAVHAEEKRYVSDELNTWVRSGPGDNYRLVGTINAGEEVVLLQSNADSNYGQVRDSSGRTAWIPLKELSTSPSLRTRVPDLENQVKTLTDKLTNIDATWNQRTAEMQQKVAQSDGVINGLKDENQKLKNELIVAQKKVSAANLQLDDKQRTIIMQWFMYGGGVLGMGLLLGLVLPHLVPSRKRKDRWMN from the coding sequence ATGCTTAAATTACGCCTAATCGGACTGACATTACTTGCTTTTAGCGCCGCAACAGCGGTTCACGCTGAAGAGAAACGCTACGTTTCTGACGAACTGAATACCTGGGTACGTAGTGGTCCGGGTGACAATTATCGCCTCGTGGGTACGATTAATGCCGGCGAGGAAGTGGTGCTGTTACAGAGCAATGCCGACTCTAACTATGGCCAGGTGCGCGACAGCAGCGGCCGTACCGCCTGGATCCCGTTGAAAGAGCTTAGCACCAGCCCAAGCCTGCGCACCCGCGTGCCGGATCTGGAAAACCAGGTCAAAACCCTGACCGACAAACTGACCAATATCGACGCCACCTGGAACCAGCGCACGGCTGAAATGCAGCAGAAAGTGGCGCAGAGCGACGGGGTGATCAACGGTCTCAAAGACGAAAACCAGAAGCTGAAGAACGAGCTGATCGTCGCCCAGAAAAAGGTGAGCGCAGCCAACCTGCAGCTGGATGACAAACAGCGCACCATTATTATGCAGTGGTTTATGTATGGCGGCGGCGTGCTGGGTATGGGTCTGCTGCTGGGTCTGGTGCTGCCGCATCTGGTACCGAGCCGTAAGCGTAAAGACCGCTGGATGAACTAA
- a CDS encoding multifunctional CCA addition/repair protein, translated as MKIYLVGGAVRDALLGLPVKDKDWVVVGATPQEMLDAGYQQVGRDFPVFLHPQSRQEYALARTERKSGVGYTGFTCHAAPDVTLEEDLQRRDLTINALAQDENGHIIDAYGGQSDLRNRILRHVSPAFSEDPLRVLRVARFAARYAHLSFRIADETMALMAAMTRAGELEHLTPERVWKETENALTTRNPQVYFQVLRECGALKVLFPEVDALFGVPAPAKWHPEIDTGIHTLMTLSMAAMLSPEVDVRFATLCHDLGKGLTPPELWPRHHGHGPAGVRLVERVCQRMRVPNEIRDLAKLVAEFHDLIHTFPILKPATIIKLFDSIDAWRKPQRVEQIALTSEADVRGRTGFEANDYPQGRLLREAWEVAKAVPTKAVVEAGFKGAEIREELTKRRIRAVAAWKEQHCPQPKD; from the coding sequence GTGAAGATTTATCTGGTCGGTGGTGCGGTTCGTGATGCGTTGTTAGGTCTGCCGGTCAAAGATAAAGACTGGGTGGTGGTAGGCGCCACACCTCAGGAGATGCTTGATGCGGGCTACCAGCAGGTAGGCCGCGATTTTCCTGTCTTCCTGCATCCGCAAAGCCGCCAGGAGTACGCGCTGGCGCGTACCGAGCGCAAATCCGGCGTCGGTTATACTGGCTTCACCTGTCATGCCGCCCCGGACGTCACCCTTGAAGAGGATTTGCAGCGCCGCGATCTGACCATTAACGCCCTCGCCCAGGATGAAAACGGCCATATCATTGATGCCTATGGCGGCCAGTCGGATCTGCGAAACCGCATTCTGCGCCATGTTTCCCCCGCCTTCTCTGAAGATCCGCTCCGCGTGCTGCGCGTGGCGCGTTTTGCTGCCCGCTATGCCCACCTGAGTTTTCGCATCGCCGATGAAACGATGGCGCTGATGGCCGCCATGACCAGAGCGGGCGAGCTGGAACACCTTACCCCCGAACGCGTGTGGAAAGAGACCGAGAATGCGCTCACCACACGTAATCCACAGGTTTACTTCCAGGTGCTGCGCGAATGCGGGGCGCTGAAGGTACTGTTCCCGGAAGTGGACGCCCTGTTTGGCGTGCCGGCCCCGGCGAAGTGGCACCCGGAAATCGATACCGGCATCCATACCCTGATGACCCTGAGCATGGCGGCGATGCTGAGCCCGGAGGTAGACGTCCGCTTTGCCACGCTCTGTCACGACCTCGGGAAGGGGTTAACGCCGCCCGAACTCTGGCCGCGCCACCACGGCCACGGTCCGGCGGGTGTGCGGCTGGTTGAACGGGTCTGCCAGCGGATGCGGGTCCCTAACGAGATCCGCGATCTGGCGAAGCTGGTTGCCGAGTTCCACGACCTGATCCACACCTTCCCGATCCTTAAACCGGCCACCATCATCAAGCTGTTCGACAGTATTGACGCCTGGCGCAAACCGCAGCGCGTGGAGCAGATCGCCTTAACCAGCGAAGCCGACGTGCGCGGGCGTACCGGGTTTGAAGCCAACGATTATCCGCAGGGGCGGTTGCTGCGTGAAGCCTGGGAGGTGGCGAAAGCGGTGCCGACAAAAGCGGTCGTCGAAGCTGGATTTAAAGGAGCAGAAATCCGGGAAGAGTTAACGAAACGGCGGATCCGGGCCGTCGCAGCCTGGAAGGAACAGCATTGCCCTCAGCCGAAAGACTGA